The Paracoccus sediminicola genome has a segment encoding these proteins:
- a CDS encoding cell division protein FtsX, translating into MKADLRNVDWRSLWRGMIGRDSAGSGRIVPPTGLTAQLTLLTAGAMAFLAVFALALSFATGRLAERWSQSLAQTVTVRVSAPADEIETLSASVMGIIDQTAGVTEARLMPQDEVENLLTPWFGPDVPVEALPVPRLIEIREDGDEFDADGLRLRLEAEAPGAVLDDHTRWRRPLVSAANRLRVLGVVSLGLIAAAGAAMMALAAQSSLAANGQVIRVLRLIGARDVTIAQAFVRRFTRRAALGALVGTLLGMIGIALLPGMDQAGGFLTGLSFQGWGWLWPLLIPVIAAGVGFLATRWAALRMLRAVP; encoded by the coding sequence ATGAAGGCGGATCTTCGCAATGTGGACTGGCGCAGCCTGTGGCGCGGGATGATCGGGCGGGACAGCGCCGGCTCGGGCCGGATCGTTCCGCCGACCGGCCTCACCGCACAGCTCACCCTCCTGACTGCCGGGGCGATGGCGTTTCTGGCGGTCTTCGCCCTCGCGCTGAGTTTTGCCACCGGGCGGCTGGCCGAGCGCTGGTCTCAATCGCTCGCTCAGACGGTTACGGTACGGGTCTCGGCCCCTGCCGACGAGATCGAGACGCTTTCGGCCAGCGTCATGGGCATCATCGACCAGACAGCTGGCGTCACCGAGGCGCGGCTGATGCCGCAGGACGAGGTGGAAAATCTGCTGACTCCTTGGTTCGGTCCCGATGTGCCGGTCGAGGCGCTGCCGGTGCCGCGGCTGATAGAGATCCGTGAGGATGGCGACGAATTTGACGCCGATGGGTTGCGCCTTCGCCTGGAGGCAGAGGCGCCGGGCGCCGTTCTGGACGATCACACGCGCTGGCGGCGACCGCTGGTGTCGGCGGCGAACCGGCTGCGTGTGCTGGGTGTGGTCTCGCTGGGTCTGATCGCGGCGGCGGGTGCGGCGATGATGGCGCTTGCGGCGCAGTCCTCGCTGGCGGCGAATGGCCAGGTGATTAGGGTGCTGCGGCTGATCGGCGCGCGCGACGTGACCATCGCGCAGGCCTTCGTGCGGCGCTTTACCCGCCGCGCAGCGCTCGGCGCGCTTGTCGGGACATTGCTGGGCATGATCGGCATCGCGCTGCTGCCCGGCATGGATCAGGCTGGCGGCTTTCTCACCGGGCTGAGCTTTCAGGGCTGGGGCTGGCTTTGGCCGCTGCTGATCCCAGTCATCGCCGCGGGCGTCGGCTTTCTGGCCACGCGATGGGCTGCGCTGCGGATGCTTCGGGCGGTGCCATGA
- a CDS encoding alanine/glycine:cation symporter family protein, producing the protein MELINSIIDRANDLFWGYILIYGLLATGLYFTIRLGFIQFANFKEMWRCVAGSGETDRDGISPFQALTVSLASRVGTGNIAGVAVALTLGGPGAIFWMWMVALVGMATAYAESTLAQLYKTHGPDGMYRGGPAAYISRGLGMPWLAAIFSVALILSFGLIFNAVQANSIAEAVALPIERMLAENSTYFADPDAWFSAFVAAKIIVGAVVALLAAVVIFGGIPSIARVAELVVPIMAGLYLLAAIIALVMNIERVPGILSGIVLNAFGLQETVGGVTGGVIAAAMNGIKRGLFSNEAGMGSAPNIAAVATPAPHHPSSQGFVQALGVFIDTLLVCTATAVMILLADVVPSEELTGVNLTQSALGDHFGAWGQIFVGVAIFFFAFTSIIGNYSYAENAIVHLGGGRGGIIALRVAVLAMVVWGASQAVTTVFNFADASMGLMATINLIAIVLLSGTVAAVTRDYLAKRRVGEEPVFRISQYPNIAPGVNREIWS; encoded by the coding sequence ATGGAACTCATCAATTCGATCATCGACCGCGCCAATGACCTGTTCTGGGGCTATATCCTCATCTACGGTCTTTTGGCGACGGGCCTGTATTTTACCATTCGTCTCGGCTTTATTCAGTTCGCGAACTTCAAAGAGATGTGGCGCTGCGTCGCCGGCTCGGGCGAGACCGACAGGGACGGGATTTCGCCGTTTCAGGCGCTGACCGTCAGCCTCGCCAGCCGGGTCGGGACCGGCAATATCGCGGGTGTCGCCGTGGCGCTGACCCTGGGTGGACCCGGCGCGATCTTCTGGATGTGGATGGTCGCGCTTGTCGGCATGGCGACGGCGTATGCGGAATCGACACTGGCGCAGCTTTACAAGACACATGGGCCGGACGGCATGTATCGCGGCGGCCCGGCGGCCTATATTTCGCGCGGACTCGGAATGCCCTGGCTGGCGGCGATCTTTTCTGTCGCGCTGATTCTTTCCTTCGGGCTGATCTTCAACGCGGTTCAGGCGAATTCCATCGCCGAGGCGGTCGCGCTGCCGATCGAAAGGATGCTGGCCGAGAACAGCACATATTTTGCCGACCCGGATGCGTGGTTCAGCGCCTTCGTCGCCGCCAAGATCATCGTCGGTGCGGTGGTCGCGCTGTTGGCGGCAGTGGTGATCTTTGGCGGCATCCCCTCGATCGCGCGCGTCGCCGAGCTGGTCGTGCCGATCATGGCCGGGCTTTACCTGCTGGCCGCGATCATCGCTCTGGTGATGAATATCGAGCGTGTGCCGGGGATCCTGTCGGGCATCGTGCTGAACGCCTTCGGCCTGCAAGAAACTGTCGGAGGCGTCACCGGAGGGGTGATCGCGGCGGCGATGAACGGCATCAAGCGGGGCCTGTTCTCGAACGAGGCCGGCATGGGTTCGGCGCCGAATATCGCTGCCGTCGCCACCCCGGCGCCGCATCACCCGTCCAGCCAGGGCTTCGTGCAGGCGCTGGGCGTGTTCATCGACACGCTCCTGGTGTGCACGGCGACGGCGGTGATGATCCTGCTGGCTGACGTTGTCCCCTCGGAGGAACTGACCGGCGTGAACCTGACGCAATCGGCGCTCGGGGATCATTTCGGGGCCTGGGGGCAGATCTTCGTCGGTGTGGCGATCTTCTTCTTCGCCTTTACCTCGATCATCGGAAACTACTCCTATGCCGAAAACGCCATCGTTCATCTGGGTGGCGGGCGTGGCGGCATCATCGCGCTGCGCGTCGCGGTGCTGGCCATGGTGGTGTGGGGCGCCTCGCAGGCGGTGACGACGGTGTTCAACTTCGCCGATGCCTCGATGGGGCTGATGGCGACAATCAACCTGATCGCCATCGTGCTGCTTTCGGGGACCGTGGCCGCGGTGACGCGCGACTATCTGGCCAAGCGCCGGGTCGGCGAAGAGCCGGTGTTCCGGATCTCGCAATACCCGAACATCGCGCCTGGCGTGAATCGCGAGATCTGGAGCTGA
- a CDS encoding zinc-ribbon domain-containing protein: MRLICPECNALYEVPDEMIPEEGREVECSACGHVWEERPGESAARDARPAAPPSSSSPSPQITGGAALSRGLSDDLRLAGLGRAHDVERPDLGEAPALQRPLPDDVLSILREETARELTARRAARQQGRSAEETPAEGSDPQHPTRPESPPAESAPAKPPISTTAADEERPGQRSQPGAAQPISDAPGEELDWPATTVTAPDDTEPRILPARDRRDEKRPPAPIPAASPHRPPEETGSDVASTAPHQRDRGQGRGVPDAKALAATLASASPSTSAKAENAAPSAAETSTRPDDTEAPQTDRYRAGLTRALLAAALLVVAYVVAVFWVHSGTAPAPVQSALAAIDTARAGLQSLFGRGAD, encoded by the coding sequence ATGCGGCTGATTTGCCCCGAATGCAACGCGCTGTATGAGGTGCCCGACGAAATGATCCCCGAAGAGGGGCGCGAGGTCGAATGTTCGGCTTGCGGCCATGTCTGGGAAGAGCGCCCGGGTGAAAGCGCGGCGCGTGATGCCCGTCCGGCAGCGCCGCCGTCTTCGTCATCGCCCTCGCCGCAAATCACTGGCGGTGCGGCTTTGTCTCGCGGGCTCTCCGACGATCTGAGGCTGGCCGGGCTGGGGCGGGCCCATGATGTCGAGCGGCCCGATCTCGGCGAGGCGCCTGCGCTTCAGCGTCCTCTGCCCGATGATGTGCTGTCCATCCTCCGCGAGGAAACGGCGCGCGAGCTGACCGCCCGCCGCGCCGCGCGCCAGCAGGGCCGCAGCGCAGAGGAGACGCCGGCGGAAGGCTCCGATCCGCAGCACCCGACGCGGCCCGAAAGCCCGCCGGCAGAGAGTGCACCGGCCAAGCCGCCGATCTCGACCACCGCTGCGGATGAGGAAAGACCCGGACAGCGAAGCCAGCCGGGCGCTGCGCAGCCGATCTCCGATGCGCCTGGGGAAGAACTCGATTGGCCGGCCACCACCGTCACCGCGCCCGACGATACAGAGCCTCGCATCCTGCCTGCCCGCGACCGGCGCGACGAAAAACGGCCCCCCGCGCCGATCCCCGCCGCGTCGCCGCACCGTCCGCCCGAAGAAACCGGCAGCGACGTCGCGTCCACCGCCCCGCACCAGCGAGATCGCGGACAGGGGCGCGGCGTGCCGGATGCGAAGGCGCTTGCCGCGACGCTTGCCTCGGCCTCTCCTTCCACGTCCGCCAAAGCGGAAAACGCCGCGCCATCAGCCGCGGAAACGTCAACCCGGCCTGACGATACAGAGGCTCCGCAAACGGATCGCTATCGTGCCGGGCTGACCCGTGCCCTGCTGGCCGCCGCGCTGTTGGTGGTTGCCTATGTCGTCGCCGTCTTCTGGGTCCATAGCGGCACTGCCCCCGCCCCCGTCCAATCTGCGCTCGCCGCGATAGATACGGCGCGTGCCGGACTGCAATCGCTGTTTGGCCGGGGGGCTGACTGA
- a CDS encoding pyridoxal phosphate-dependent aminotransferase — MRFAPLPDSLPATVPFIGPETQERQRGAPYDARLGANENGFGPSSRAVEAMRQAAAEVWKYGDSDSHELRSALAAHHGVAPENIMIGEGIDGLLGLLVRLIVAPNDSVVTSDGAYPTFNYHVAGFGGVLHKVAYRDDREDPEALLTRAAETDARLIYLANPDNPMGSWHEAQVIEAMLERLPRDTLLVLDEAYAEFAPDRAIPRIDPADERVIRMRTFSKAYGMAGARIGYAIGAPALIDGFDRIRNHFGVNRVAQAGALAALGDTGWLAHIRQEVETARQRIAGIAAENGLVALPSATNFVAVDCGHDGEFSRKLLRALDSGGIFVRMPSVAPLDRCIRVSCGPEADLDAFARALPQALRDAAG; from the coding sequence ATGCGCTTTGCACCGCTGCCCGACAGCCTGCCTGCCACGGTCCCCTTCATCGGACCCGAGACTCAGGAACGGCAGCGGGGCGCCCCTTACGATGCCCGGCTCGGCGCCAATGAAAACGGGTTCGGCCCGTCGTCCCGCGCAGTAGAGGCGATGCGGCAGGCGGCCGCGGAGGTGTGGAAATACGGCGATTCCGACAGCCACGAGCTGCGGAGCGCGCTGGCTGCTCATCACGGCGTGGCGCCCGAAAACATCATGATCGGCGAGGGGATCGACGGTCTGCTCGGCCTGCTCGTGCGTCTAATTGTGGCGCCGAACGATTCGGTGGTCACCTCGGATGGCGCCTATCCGACCTTTAACTATCACGTCGCCGGGTTTGGCGGGGTGCTGCATAAAGTCGCCTATCGCGACGACCGCGAGGACCCCGAGGCGCTGCTGACGCGAGCAGCGGAAACCGATGCACGGCTGATCTATCTCGCCAATCCGGACAACCCGATGGGATCGTGGCATGAGGCTCAGGTGATCGAGGCCATGCTGGAGAGATTGCCGCGCGACACGTTGCTGGTTCTGGACGAGGCCTATGCGGAATTCGCCCCCGACCGCGCCATTCCCCGCATCGACCCGGCAGATGAGCGTGTGATCCGGATGCGCACCTTCTCGAAGGCCTACGGCATGGCCGGCGCGCGGATCGGCTATGCCATCGGTGCGCCCGCGCTGATCGACGGCTTCGACAGGATCCGCAACCATTTCGGCGTGAACAGGGTCGCGCAGGCGGGCGCGTTGGCGGCGCTCGGCGATACGGGCTGGTTGGCCCATATTCGGCAAGAGGTCGAGACGGCACGGCAGCGGATCGCCGGGATCGCGGCGGAAAACGGGCTGGTTGCGCTGCCTTCCGCGACGAATTTCGTCGCCGTGGATTGCGGGCATGACGGCGAGTTCTCCCGCAAGTTGCTGCGCGCGCTCGACAGCGGCGGGATCTTTGTGCGTATGCCGTCCGTGGCTCCGCTCGACCGTTGTATCCGGGTGTCCTGCGGCCCCGAAGCCGACTTGGACGCTTTTGCCCGCGCCTTGCCCCAAGCGCTGCGAGATGCCGCGGGCTGA
- the pheS gene encoding phenylalanine--tRNA ligase subunit alpha: MTDLDQLRSTYLTRVADAAHADALEEVRLAALGKKGEISLKMRELGKMTPEERQTTGAALNRLKAEIDAAIRARKTEMEDAALDARLREEWLDVTMPGRPRRQGTIHPVSQVMEEVTQIFADMGFSVAEGPQVESDWYNFDALNIPPEHPARQEHDTFFMHRAEGDDRPPHVLRTHTSPVQIRAMEKTGAPIRVIAPGRVYRMDMDQTHTPMFHQVEGLAIGRDISMANLKWVLEEFCRAFFEVEAVELRFRASHFPFTEPSAEVDIRCSWEGGSLKIGQGDSWMEILGSGMVHPKVLEAAGVDPTEWQGFAFGMGIDRLAMLKYGIPDLRAFFESDLRWLRHYGFAAGDVPSVSGGLSR; this comes from the coding sequence ATGACCGATCTCGACCAGCTTCGCTCGACCTATCTCACCCGTGTGGCCGATGCCGCCCATGCCGATGCTCTGGAAGAGGTCCGCCTCGCTGCACTTGGCAAGAAGGGCGAGATCAGTCTGAAGATGCGCGAATTGGGCAAGATGACCCCGGAAGAGCGTCAGACCACCGGCGCCGCGCTGAATCGTCTGAAGGCAGAAATCGACGCCGCGATCCGCGCCCGCAAGACCGAGATGGAGGATGCCGCGCTAGATGCGCGGCTTCGCGAGGAATGGCTGGATGTGACCATGCCCGGCCGCCCGCGTCGGCAGGGTACGATCCACCCGGTCAGCCAAGTGATGGAAGAAGTCACCCAGATCTTCGCCGATATGGGGTTTTCGGTCGCCGAAGGTCCGCAGGTTGAAAGCGACTGGTATAATTTCGATGCGCTGAACATTCCGCCCGAACACCCTGCGCGGCAGGAGCATGATACCTTCTTCATGCACCGCGCCGAGGGCGACGACCGCCCGCCCCATGTGCTGCGCACCCATACCTCGCCGGTGCAGATCCGCGCGATGGAAAAGACCGGAGCCCCGATCCGGGTCATCGCGCCGGGCCGGGTTTACCGCATGGATATGGACCAGACGCACACGCCGATGTTCCATCAGGTCGAGGGGCTGGCGATCGGGCGCGACATCTCGATGGCGAACCTGAAATGGGTGCTCGAGGAATTCTGCCGCGCCTTCTTCGAGGTCGAAGCGGTCGAGCTGCGCTTCCGCGCGAGCCATTTCCCCTTCACCGAGCCCTCTGCCGAGGTCGATATCCGCTGCTCATGGGAGGGCGGTAGCCTGAAGATCGGGCAGGGCGATAGCTGGATGGAGATCCTCGGCTCTGGCATGGTGCATCCCAAGGTGCTGGAGGCCGCCGGGGTCGATCCGACCGAGTGGCAGGGCTTTGCATTCGGCATGGGGATCGACCGTCTGGCGATGCTGAAATACGGCATCCCCGACCTGCGCGCCTTCTTCGAAAGCGATCTGCGTTGGCTGCGTCATTACGGGTTTGCTGCGGGCGATGTGCCGAGCGTGTCGGGCGGGTTGTCGCGGTGA
- a CDS encoding cell division ATP-binding protein FtsE, which produces MIEMQDVSFGYREGGALLSDMTLSLPAGSFHFLTGPSGSGKTTFLRLCYADLLPSKGRLTAFGHDVGELSRDGIAMLRRKVGVLHQDAQFLDHLPMAENIALPLTVAGQPVDMQALKELLGWVGMTGHARALPPSLSGGERQRAALARAVIMSPDFVMADEPTGNLDWEMSLRLLQLLVELNRSGKTILIATHDMDLIRAARQMEVQARVLRISGKQVQQAGADL; this is translated from the coding sequence TTGATCGAAATGCAGGACGTGTCCTTTGGTTACCGCGAGGGCGGAGCCTTGCTGTCGGACATGACGCTGAGCCTGCCAGCGGGCTCTTTCCATTTTCTCACCGGACCGTCTGGCTCGGGTAAGACGACCTTCCTGCGGCTGTGCTATGCCGATCTTCTGCCAAGCAAGGGACGGCTGACTGCCTTTGGCCATGATGTCGGCGAATTGTCGCGCGACGGAATCGCCATGCTGCGCCGCAAGGTCGGGGTGCTGCATCAGGATGCTCAGTTTCTCGACCATCTGCCGATGGCGGAAAACATCGCCCTGCCGCTGACCGTCGCTGGTCAGCCTGTGGATATGCAGGCGCTGAAGGAGTTGCTCGGCTGGGTCGGCATGACCGGCCATGCCCGCGCCCTGCCCCCGTCTCTTTCGGGTGGCGAGCGTCAGCGCGCGGCTCTTGCTCGCGCGGTCATCATGTCGCCCGATTTCGTCATGGCCGACGAACCGACGGGCAATCTCGATTGGGAAATGTCGTTGCGGCTGCTTCAATTGCTGGTCGAGCTGAACCGTTCGGGCAAGACCATCCTGATCGCGACACATGACATGGACCTGATCCGTGCCGCACGCCAGATGGAGGTGCAGGCGCGCGTGCTGAGGATCTCGGGCAAACAGGTGCAACAGGCAGGAGCGGATCTATGA
- the metH gene encoding methionine synthase produces the protein MAELPRSDVFEQIRKLAQQRILILDGAMGTQIQQLGLSEEDFTGHGAGCACHIHSDHPQKGNNDLLNLTRPDAIEEIHYLYAMAGADIVETNTFSSTTIAQADYALQDKVRDLNFEGARLARKAMDRATAEDGRPRFVAGALGPTNRTASISPDVNNPGYRAVTFDQLAEAYAEQTRALIEGGADLILIETIFDTLNAKAAIFACEQVFAENNLRLPVMISGTITDLSGRTLSGQTPTAFWHSIRHAQPLTVGLNCALGAEAMRPHLAEISDAADTLVCAYPNAGLPNEMGEYDETPEQMAAQVADFAREGLVNVVGGCCGSTYDHIRAIAEAVRDAPPREIPEKEPLLRLSGLEPFTKTDDIPFVNVGERTNVTGSARFRKLITNGDYATALDVARDQVENGAQIIDVNMDEGLIDSEKAMVDYLNLIASEPDIARVPIMVDSSKWEVIEAGLKCIQGKPVVNSISLKEGEEQFLHQARLCRAYGAAVIVMAFDETGQADTENRKVEICTRAYELLTQEIGFPPEDIIFDPNIFAVATGIEEHDNYGVDFINATRRITQTLPHVHISGGVSNLSFSFRGNEPVREAMHAVFLYHAIQAGMDMGIVNAGQLAVYDQIDDELREACEDVVQNRRSDATERMLEIAEKYRGEGGAKAREKDLSWRELPVEKRLEHALVNGITEYIDADTEEARQRAERPLHVIEGPLMAGMNVVGDLFGAGKMFLPQVVKSARVMKQAVAHLLPYMEAEKAESGEESSNGKVLMATVKGDVHDIGKNIVGVVLACNNYEIIDLGVMVPATKILETAKAEKVDIIGLSGLITPSLDEMVHVAAEMEREGFDLPLLIGGATTSRVHTAVKINPRYHKGQAIYVTDASRAVGVVSALLSDQRESYASNINAEYEAAAEKYNRGDKNKTRLPLTDARANPVPVDFAEWQATTPKFLGTRVIEDFDLAEIARYIDWTPFFQTWEMRGVYPRILEDEKQGEAARALFADAKAMLDQIIAENWLTPRAVIGFWPANRVGDDIRLYTDEDRNSELATFYTLRQQVSKREGRPNAALADFVAPEGQADYVGGFVVTSGPQDHQLANRFKEKGDDYSAIMVQALSDRFAEALAELMHERVRRDHWGYAPDEDLSNAELISEGYGGIRPAPGYPAQPDHTEKVTLFDLLNATEATGVELTESMAMWPGSSVSGIYIGHPDAYYFGVAKVEEDQVLDYAERKGMEVTEVERWLAPVLNYVPGQAAAE, from the coding sequence GTGGCCGAACTTCCCCGCTCTGATGTCTTCGAACAGATCCGCAAGCTGGCGCAGCAGCGTATCCTCATTCTCGATGGCGCCATGGGCACGCAGATCCAGCAACTCGGCCTGTCCGAGGAGGATTTCACCGGTCATGGTGCGGGCTGCGCCTGCCATATCCACTCGGATCACCCGCAAAAGGGCAATAACGACCTGCTGAACCTGACCCGGCCCGATGCGATCGAAGAGATCCATTATCTCTATGCGATGGCTGGTGCGGATATCGTGGAAACCAACACGTTTTCCTCGACCACCATCGCGCAGGCGGATTACGCGTTGCAGGACAAGGTGCGGGATCTGAACTTCGAAGGCGCACGGCTGGCCCGCAAGGCAATGGATCGCGCCACGGCCGAAGACGGGCGGCCGCGTTTCGTGGCGGGTGCGCTTGGGCCGACCAACCGGACCGCCTCGATCAGCCCGGATGTGAACAATCCCGGCTATCGCGCGGTGACCTTCGACCAGCTTGCCGAGGCTTATGCCGAACAGACCCGCGCCCTGATCGAGGGCGGGGCCGATCTGATCCTGATCGAGACGATCTTTGACACGCTGAACGCCAAGGCAGCGATCTTTGCCTGCGAGCAGGTCTTTGCGGAAAACAATCTGCGCCTGCCGGTCATGATCTCGGGCACCATCACCGATCTGTCGGGGCGGACGCTTTCGGGTCAGACGCCGACCGCCTTCTGGCACTCGATCCGCCATGCGCAGCCGCTGACCGTGGGGCTGAATTGCGCGCTTGGGGCCGAGGCGATGCGTCCGCATCTGGCGGAAATCTCGGACGCGGCGGACACACTGGTCTGCGCCTATCCCAATGCCGGCCTGCCGAACGAGATGGGCGAGTATGACGAAACGCCCGAGCAGATGGCGGCGCAGGTCGCGGATTTCGCGCGCGAGGGGCTGGTGAATGTGGTCGGCGGCTGCTGCGGCTCGACCTATGACCATATCCGGGCCATTGCCGAGGCGGTGCGCGACGCGCCCCCGCGCGAAATCCCGGAAAAAGAGCCGCTGCTGCGCCTGTCCGGGCTGGAGCCGTTCACCAAGACCGACGATATTCCCTTCGTCAATGTCGGTGAGCGCACGAACGTCACCGGCTCGGCCCGGTTCCGCAAGCTGATCACCAATGGCGACTATGCCACCGCGCTCGACGTGGCGCGGGATCAGGTGGAAAACGGCGCGCAGATTATCGATGTGAACATGGATGAGGGGCTGATCGACAGCGAAAAGGCGATGGTCGATTACCTGAACCTGATCGCCTCGGAACCGGATATCGCGCGCGTGCCGATCATGGTGGACAGCTCGAAATGGGAGGTGATCGAGGCCGGGCTGAAATGTATTCAGGGCAAGCCGGTGGTGAACTCGATCAGCCTCAAGGAAGGCGAGGAACAGTTCCTGCACCAGGCCCGCCTTTGCCGGGCCTATGGGGCAGCGGTGATCGTGATGGCCTTCGACGAGACCGGGCAGGCCGATACCGAAAACCGCAAGGTCGAGATCTGCACCCGCGCCTATGAGCTGCTGACGCAGGAAATCGGCTTTCCGCCCGAGGACATCATCTTCGATCCGAATATCTTCGCCGTGGCGACCGGGATCGAGGAGCACGACAATTACGGCGTCGATTTCATCAACGCCACGCGCCGGATCACCCAGACCCTGCCGCATGTGCATATCTCGGGCGGGGTGTCGAACCTGTCCTTCAGCTTCCGCGGCAACGAACCCGTGCGCGAGGCGATGCACGCGGTGTTTCTCTATCACGCCATTCAGGCCGGGATGGATATGGGCATCGTCAATGCCGGCCAGCTGGCGGTCTATGACCAGATCGACGACGAGCTGCGCGAGGCTTGCGAGGATGTCGTCCAAAACCGCCGCAGCGACGCGACCGAGCGTATGCTGGAGATTGCCGAGAAATATCGCGGCGAGGGCGGGGCGAAGGCGCGCGAAAAGGACCTGTCATGGCGCGAATTGCCGGTCGAAAAGCGGCTGGAACACGCGCTTGTCAACGGCATCACCGAATATATCGACGCCGACACGGAAGAGGCGCGGCAGAGGGCCGAGCGCCCGCTGCATGTCATCGAAGGCCCGCTGATGGCGGGGATGAACGTGGTGGGCGACCTGTTCGGCGCGGGCAAGATGTTCCTGCCGCAGGTGGTGAAATCCGCCCGGGTGATGAAGCAGGCCGTGGCCCATCTGCTGCCATATATGGAGGCCGAGAAGGCCGAATCCGGCGAGGAAAGCAGCAACGGCAAGGTGCTGATGGCGACGGTGAAGGGCGATGTGCACGATATCGGCAAGAACATCGTCGGCGTCGTGCTGGCCTGCAATAATTACGAGATCATCGACCTTGGCGTGATGGTGCCGGCGACGAAGATCCTGGAAACCGCAAAGGCCGAGAAGGTCGATATCATCGGCCTGTCGGGGCTGATTACCCCCTCGCTGGATGAGATGGTCCATGTCGCCGCCGAGATGGAGCGCGAGGGTTTCGATCTTCCCCTGCTGATCGGCGGGGCGACGACCAGCCGGGTGCATACGGCGGTCAAGATCAACCCGCGCTATCACAAGGGTCAGGCGATCTATGTGACCGATGCTAGCCGCGCGGTGGGCGTGGTCTCGGCGCTGCTCTCGGATCAGCGCGAGAGCTACGCTTCCAATATCAACGCCGAATATGAGGCAGCGGCCGAGAAATATAACCGCGGCGACAAGAACAAGACGCGGTTGCCTCTGACAGATGCGCGCGCCAATCCGGTCCCGGTGGACTTCGCGGAGTGGCAGGCCACCACGCCGAAATTCCTCGGCACTCGGGTGATCGAGGATTTCGATCTGGCCGAGATCGCCCGCTATATCGACTGGACCCCGTTCTTCCAGACATGGGAGATGCGCGGCGTCTATCCCCGCATTCTCGAGGATGAAAAACAGGGCGAGGCCGCGCGGGCGCTCTTTGCCGATGCGAAGGCGATGCTGGACCAGATCATCGCCGAGAACTGGCTCACTCCGCGTGCGGTGATCGGTTTCTGGCCTGCGAACCGCGTCGGTGACGATATCCGGCTTTACACCGACGAAGACCGCAATTCCGAGCTTGCGACCTTCTACACGCTGCGCCAGCAGGTCTCGAAACGCGAGGGGCGGCCCAACGCGGCGCTTGCCGATTTCGTGGCACCCGAGGGGCAGGCGGATTATGTCGGCGGCTTCGTGGTGACCTCGGGTCCGCAGGATCACCAGCTTGCGAACCGGTTCAAGGAAAAGGGTGACGATTATTCCGCGATCATGGTGCAGGCGCTGTCGGACCGCTTTGCCGAAGCGCTTGCCGAATTGATGCATGAACGCGTGCGCCGCGATCACTGGGGCTATGCGCCCGACGAGGATCTGTCCAATGCCGAGCTGATCTCTGAAGGCTATGGCGGCATCCGGCCCGCGCCCGGCTATCCCGCACAGCCAGATCATACCGAGAAGGTGACGCTGTTCGACCTGCTGAATGCAACCGAGGCGACCGGGGTCGAGCTGACAGAGTCGATGGCGATGTGGCCCGGCTCATCCGTTTCGGGCATCTATATCGGCCATCCGGACGCCTATTATTTCGGCGTCGCCAAGGTCGAGGAGGATCAGGTGCTCGATTATGCAGAACGCAAGGGGATGGAGGTCACCGAGGTCGAACGCTGGCTCGCGCCGGTGCTGAACTATGTTCCCGGGCAGGCAGCGGCAGAATAG
- a CDS encoding lysophospholipid acyltransferase family protein — translation MSPEPRRTGIVSYLRAISYYIHIGLATLVLGIWGLSQRRHGRRGANRVATVWIGYMLRAARWHMGVAVELRGTPPVRGEDALIAAKHQSFLDILAIACAAGRRAFVMKREVLRVPIMGWYAHKVGCIPIDRTRGRDAMGQIVSRIRERMATPDGVGHLIVYPEGTRTLPGEHRPYKHGIGTIHLETGLPVHPVAVNCGMFWPKRGLPIAAGRAVIEFLPPMQAEPGESREAFIARLRDAIESRSDALMQEAGLKVTNLPGR, via the coding sequence ATGTCACCCGAGCCGCGGCGCACCGGGATCGTCAGCTATCTCCGGGCGATCAGCTATTACATCCATATCGGTCTCGCAACACTGGTGCTCGGGATCTGGGGGCTGAGCCAGCGCCGACACGGGCGGCGCGGCGCGAACCGGGTGGCGACGGTCTGGATCGGCTATATGCTGCGCGCCGCGCGCTGGCATATGGGCGTCGCGGTCGAGCTGCGCGGCACGCCGCCGGTGCGGGGCGAGGACGCGCTGATCGCCGCTAAGCACCAGAGCTTTCTTGATATCCTTGCCATTGCCTGCGCCGCCGGGCGCCGCGCCTTCGTCATGAAGCGCGAGGTGCTGCGCGTGCCGATCATGGGCTGGTATGCCCATAAGGTCGGCTGCATTCCCATCGACCGCACCCGCGGTCGCGACGCGATGGGCCAGATCGTCTCGCGGATTCGCGAGCGCATGGCGACGCCGGACGGTGTCGGCCATCTGATCGTCTATCCCGAGGGCACGCGGACGCTTCCGGGCGAACACCGCCCCTATAAGCACGGCATCGGCACCATCCATCTGGAGACCGGCCTGCCGGTGCATCCGGTGGCGGTGAATTGCGGCATGTTCTGGCCCAAGCGCGGATTGCCCATCGCCGCCGGCCGCGCCGTGATCGAGTTTCTGCCGCCGATGCAGGCCGAGCCGGGTGAATCGCGTGAGGCTTTCATCGCCCGGCTTCGCGACGCCATCGAGAGCCGCAGCGACGCGCTGATGCAGGAAGCCGGGCTGAAGGTGACAAATCTGCCGGGTCGGTGA